The Desulfuribacillus alkaliarsenatis nucleotide sequence CCATATAGTAAGTCACGAATGACCTTTAGTGATTGAAATATTTTAGTATGAATTGCTTGGAATTGATCTAAATGATCAGTAGTAAGGCGACGGTGATAGCTGATAATCTCTTCTAGACTTTTGGCAAACTGCTTATTCCAGTCCTGCAGTTCTTGAGCATGAAGCTCAATACTATCATAATCGGCAGCGACACAGTTTGAGATTGCCATGATATTATCTGAGATAACCTCAAACGCCTTGCCTTGTTCACCGAGTTTAGCAGAGTAGATGATAGCATTCATAGATATGAGTTCAATATCAGCAATCTTATTTTTTATAGCTGGAATTAAGTCCATCAATCCTTTAATGCTAATATTTGATGCGCTACTCTCAGCTAAGAAACGCTCCATAATCTTTCTAAACTGATCTTCATTTGACATTTTCGCACTTGCTTCTGCTACCTCATCAAAAACATTTTTAAGCACCATCGATAAATGAAGTGCTTCTCTACCTTCATTCACCACTGGTGCGTCAGAATGCAAGAAATAATCTAGTAAAATCTCTACTTCCTTTGTAGTTAAATCTATTTCTTCCTCAATCATTGGAAGCTTAGAATAAATTGAACCATAAACATCCTGCGTTTCTGCAATAAGCTGTTCTATCTGCTGCACAGCGTCACTGCATTGGTCATGCACAGATTTCATTCCATCACCTTCCAATGTATCATCGAAATTCCATATTAGTTCTCAATCTTATGCTATCACTTTTACAGTAGTTGAGCAATACTATAGACCTACTATATTTATGAAACTTTTTTCCTATGAATTTTATCGGATTACTTCTATTCCATATTGCTTTTTAGAAACAAGCGCTTTTAACAATTATCTTATAAGATAATTGTAACGAATTCTTCTATATTAAAAAATATAATATTTCAAGATTAGCATTCTATAATTTGACATGTATAATTTAGCTATTTTATTATACATAATAGAGAGGCAAAACCTAAATTATTACAAGAAATGAGGAGATATTATGCAACACAAGCTTCCAGATTTACCTTATGCTTTGAATGCTTTAGAACCACACATTTCGGCAGAAACACTTGAATATCACCATGGCAAGCACCATCAAACGTATGTCACTAATTTAAATAATTTAATTGCTGGAACAGAATTTGAGAATATGGACCTAGAGGAAATTGTTAGAAAGTCTTCTGGGGGAGTTTTCAATAATGCCGCTCAGGTATGGAACCATACATTTTATTGGAACTGCTTAGCTCCCAATGGTGGTGGTCAGCCTATGGATTTATTAGCAGCTGCGATTGATAAGTCATTCGGTTCCTTTGAAGCTTTTAAAGAGCAGTTTAGTAAAACTGCTATAACAACCTTTGGATCAGGGTGGGCATGGTTGGTTAAGAACCCTGATGGTACTTTGGCCATAGTAAGCACCAGCAATGCTGAAACACCACTTACAACTAATCAGACACCACTATTAACATGTGATGTTTGGGAACACGCCTACTATGTCGATTACAGGAATGCCCGTCCTAAATATGTTGAATCGTTTTGGAATCTTGTTAATTGGGACTTTGTAGCACGTAATTACGGTTAAAAAACAGCATAGCTATAGAATAAACAAACCCACCACTTTAATTTTTTAGTGGTGGGTACTATTTTAAGTCAATAATTCACGTACTGTGTCAATAAATTCTTTTTTCTTAATTGGTTTTGCTAAGTAGTGGTTGCAGCCTACCTCTATGCTCTTCACCCTATACTTCAATATAGCATGAGCAGTAACAGCTAAAATAGGAGTTTCCATTAAACCCTCTTCCTGTTCCCATTGTCTAATCTGTTGTGTCGCTTCAAGACCGTCAAGTTCTGGCATTTCTATATCCATTATAATTAAATGATAGTTATTCTTTTTGAATAGCTCAACGGCAATCAGGCCATTCTCCGCAATATCAATAATGAAATCTTCATCCTTTAAATATAGTTGAATCAACTTGTAATTATCCGGTGTGTCCTCTGCAACTAATATACGCTTTTTATGCTCATTTACTTTACCTATTTTCTCTAAGTTTGAACTCGTCATGCCATTTATCTTAACATTTTGCCAATTACTATCTTCTTGCTGGCCAGTAATTTTAAGTTCAGGTATATCTTTTGACATACTCCCAGGATTTACTTTAAGTACGACCGTAAATGTGAATACTGTCCCATCGCCTAAATCGCTATCCACTTCAATAGTACCATTCATCATTTCTAATAAGTTCTTGACAATCGTTAGCCCTAAACCTGTTCCACCATATGTACGACTAGTAGAACTATCAACCTGAGAAAATGGCTCAAATATAGCTTGTAGCTTATGTTTAGGGATACCAATTCCCGTATCTTGTATACGGCACTGCAGTTCAATTTGGTTATCTGCTACTTGCTTATGCCGTACTTCCATAATTATTTCCCCAGTGTGTGTGAACTTAATCGCATTTGCTAGTATATTCGTTAATATCTGCCGCAAGCGCGTTGGGTCTCCGTATGCAAATGCTGGTATGTCAGTTTTTGCCTTATAACTAAACTTTACATTCTTTTTGTATGCCTGGAAAGAGTACATTGATACTATATCCTCAAGGAATTCAGGAAGCATGATTTCTACGTCTTCTTTTTCCATTTTTCCAGATTCGATTTTAGAAAAGTCCAAAATATCGTTAATGATACGAAGTAAATTCTCACCAGCATGGTTGAAAATTTTAACATATTCTAGTTGTTCTTCTGTTAACTCTGTATCTTGTAGTAGCTCTGCCATGCCAATAATTGCGTTCATCGGGGTGCGAATCTCATGGCTCATGGTTGCTACAAAATCCGTTTTGGCGTTTGACGCCTCAATTGCTTTATCACGTAGCCTCTTCATTTCTAGCTCTGATTTGCGGATTATCTCCTCGACACGTTTCCGTTCTTTTATTTCCTCTTTCAGAAGTTGTACTTGCTTATATTGATTTGTAATATCATTAATCTGTATGAGTATATATGTCTGTTGCTCAAAGTCAATAGGCTCAATCAGCATGTTCTGCTTAACTATACTGTCACCATTGTTTTTCTTATGCTTAATAGGAATAAAGACTGAATGGATTGCACCTGAACAAAACATACTTTGCCCGTTCTCAATTGCATTTTTAAATAGATGCTGATAGTAAGGTTTTTGTAATATTGGTAAAATTTCAGGAACATGCCTATAAAGTGCTTCTTGGGCGGAAATTCCTGAATAGTTCTCTAACCAGTGATTCCAGCTAACGATTTTTTGCTGCTCATCTATCACAATAATTCCTGTATTTATTTTATTAAGTATCAATGCTGATAAATGTAAATTATTCATGGTAATCAACTAAAATCTCATTAATTTTTTCTACCAATTCATTTATCGACTCCATGCTTAACATAACAATAATCGCACCCTCTATATTGGCTCCATCTATTGTGAATGAGTTTCTAATAATTAAAAGATAAACATTTTCTGCCGACACAAATACCTTTGCATCATTAGGTAGATTTAATACATCAATCTCGGGAACTGTATAATCAAGACGCACCTCTACTAGATTGCCAATAGAACCCACTACTGCGTTAAGGATAATATTGCCTATTTCCGTAATAGCATCAAAGTCTGTGTCCGTTAATTCGTCCGTCTCGCTATCTTCTTCATCTAGACATAGCTGTACTAAGTCTTTGATTTTTTCCTTAGGAAATATTAACTTAGCTTCTCCCGAAAACTGTTCACCAAAGGTTATCGATGAAGAAACTACATAGCTATGCAAAAATCTAGGCAATATATTTTCAAAGTCCATTTCTTCACGATAATATACTAGACTAATATCAGGAATCATTAGCTGAACTTTTTTATCAACCATATCCGAAAGCAAGCTAGCAGCCTGACCGATAAATTGATTCATATATTCTTTTAAGGCATCAGTTTGTTCTTCATTAATCATACTAAATCTACCCCTTTATCCTCGAAATAAGTGCAACTAAGTTTTCTTAATTATTTGCACCATCTGTTCTGCTTTTTCTTCGTTGAGAGGTTTACTGAAAAACGCTGCGCCTAGTGAAACCACTTCATCTTGAACAATCTTTTGTACATCTGCTGACAATACAATTATTTTTGTATTATGCTCTTGTTCTTTAAGCTTTTTAATTAGAGCATCCCCGGTCATCTTTGGCATTAACAAATCAATAGTCATAGCATCAGGTTTAATCTCATTGAAAAGCATGAATCCTTCTTCGCCGTCCGATGCGAAGTAGAAGTCAGCTTCTGGCAGCAAAGGCTTTAAATATTTCACAACAGCCCTTTGATACAGCTTAGAGTCTTCTACCACTAATATCTTCACTTCACTCACCCCATTGATTGTATAATTTAGTTCAATTCTACTCTATGAAGTTAAAGAGTACAAGGGAGAACAGCTTATTTTTTGCTACTATATCTCCATAGTACTACTGCAGTTTCAGCTCTTGTGGTTGATGCATTTGGCCGAAACATTCCTTGGTGTCCTGTAATATACCCTTTACTATGCATATACCCTACATAATTTGACGCCCAATCTGGGATTTTGTCAGCGTCTTGAAAGTAATCTTGCATATCTATTTCTAGAAACTCTTCAGGATATAGTAGCTCTAGCATTCTCCCCAAGATTACTGCCATCTCTGTACGACTAATATGCTGCTGTGATCGAAATGTTCCATCATTATATCCCTGTACAACCCCTAACTTCGCTGCAAAGGTAATAGCTTCCTGTGCCCAAACGGGTATATCATCATTGAATTGTTCAATGATATTAGTATCTGTTTGTCCGTGATTTATACTAGAGCCGAACACCCTGTGCAATAGCACTACAAATTCAGCCCTTGTTACTGGACGATCTGGACGTATTGTTCTATCACTATAACCGTGCAGTATTCCATTAGCAACCAAATCTGCAAGGTACTCCTTACCCCAATGTCCGCTAGTGTCAACAAAACCTAGCATTTCTTTTTGGGTTATAAATAATTGATAGAGTCCAGTTTTTTGTAAATGGAATTGTAATTCGCCCGTTTCTAGCAATCTAGCAGCGGGAATAAGCTCCCATTTAGTATTAGCTTCATCCCATAGCCCAAGCTGATATATTAATCCTTCTGGGTCCTCTGGTTCCTTAATTCTGTAGATAATTGGTTCATTTTTTAACAATGTCATTTGTTTACCGTAGCCAAGCATGCGCAAGCCTTTTGCTGGATGAGCATGATCTGTACGTTTTTCTTCAATTACAGGTGCTCCAGCAATATCATATATAATATCTGTCATAGATTCCTGCTCTGACCCTAGCCCTTTAATCATCTCTATATAATCGATATGAATCGTTCCAGTTAACGGTGCATCTGCTTTAATCAAATCTGGATGACGTACAATATATATACTTCGAAGCACTAATGGTTGTGGCCAATCGGGATCTATCGCACCCTGTACACGTTTCCAGCCTGACCAATTAATCTCGTCTGCCAAATCTACGAAGCGACGAGTCCCATTAGCATCAATCACTTCAGCACGTAACCAATGTCCACTATTATCTCCATGTATATATGCAGACACTCCAAGCACATTAGAGCCCATAGATATTAGCCCAGATCCAAGCTGGCCATATGCAATCTCCACTTCATCGGTTACGCCTAAATCTGGTGCAACGTCTAAATCTGGTCTAAAATCATACTCCAGCCTTCCTGAGCGATTGCCTCGATATACAAAGTCTAAGTCATCTTCAATCACAAAATCCCCTTGAAGTGTTTCTGGATGACCACGAAAACTCACCGTCTGCCATTCTCTAAAGGTAAAGAACGGCTCCCTTAAACCACCTATTCTGATTGGTGCCTTAGTTATAAATCCATCTACAGAAGCAGTTAATGTGCCATATCCTGTATGATTTCCAGCGTAGAAGGTATTGCCTTCGATGGTCCCTATATCTGTACTCCACTCTACAGTATCTTTGCCAGCTTCAATTACACGTCCATCTAGCATCTCCACTTCAGCTGACAATGTTATGCTCTGACCTGGCAATAAGCTAACCACTTCTGGAATTATTCTGACATTGACAATATCATCATATCCATAGACTCGAACTGTTTTATCTGTCGTTAACCCTTTATAAGATACCCTTAGAGTCATTTCACCTGACCTAATGCCTTTTAACACACCGTTTTTTACTTCAGCCCTGGCACTGCTGCCTTCAATTACTTCCCACTTAATATCCTCTTTAGCAATTGTTAACGGATGGAAGTGCGTATCATATCCAGTAACTCTATAGGTTGCTTCCGTGCCTATCAATAGGCCATTATCTCCGTGAATAATGAGAGTATCAGGATTACCAATAGGCGCATTATTAAAAATGCCGATAGCATTAGGAAGTCGCCTCTGACTGCCATACATCAACCTATTCGCTACCTCTGGCGCAAACTCTCCCAATGGTTGTGCCACCATGGTAGATGATCCTCCACCATCTAGGTTTAATGCCCTATCCATACCCAGATTAGCCAAAAACACTGCTAGTTCATCTAGGGTCAGCCCCTGCAGACTTGGGTGCGCGTCAATTGTAATGAAATACACTTTATTCGCGGCAGCATTTATGCCTACAGCAGTCCGCGCACTTCTACCAGCCATCGTAACTTTTAATGGCTGTACCGGCTTGCCATTCTCAACTAACAAGGCGTGTCCACCGATGGCATTTAACAACTCCATATCAGGTGTCAAACCGTATTCTACTGTGATTTTTTTGCCGACTTCTAGATGCTCGTTTAGAAAATATGCCCCTGCTCCATCTGCCACCAACACAAAACCGTTTTCTGGAATTTCTGCTGGCTGGTCTGTCATACCATAGCTCACGACAGCCCCATTATCTACTATCACCTGAAGCATCGGTTGCTGGAAGAATACGCCTGGCACTTCTTTACCCCAATGGCGGTCATATAGATTAATCCGATTACCGTGGCTATTTCCAGACCATGGGAAATGCTCTGGCTGATTATATCCAAATAATTCATATACATGCTCATCTTCAATAACTACCTTACCATTAAAGGTCCAATTCAGTATATGTGGCGCTCCTAAACCGTCCACTCCAAATCCTAACCAATTTCCTAAATGGGCTGGTGATGACAGTAATTCACCATCTTCAACATGCAATCCAAAAGGAGCTGCAGGTCTATCCATGCGGAAAAAGTCCCCATTAACTGCAGCTACAGCACCTCGATCTGTCGCCATCTCTATTACTGTATTACGGCTATTAAAGCCTCCGTCAGGGGATAGTGCACGGATTTCCACGTAAGGATTATTTAAATCTACCTCTATAACTCTAGCAAAAGTTGTGTTATTTAGTAATTCAAGCTCATATGTAAATAAAACCGTACCTTCACTAATGCGTCCTTCTGACAACAGGCTATGGGTGACTGTTTGGTCAGCAGTAGTTGTTGCTTGTAAGCTGTCGCTAGCTGCAAACGCACCCTCGAGCATAATTACATTAAAAAGCAAGGCAAAGACGATTACGATAGCAACATTTCGATGATGATGTTTTTTCAAATGTCTCTCTCCAGTCAGTATAATAATATATTGCTATTGCTGTTGACTATATTGCTCGCTAATACGTTTAAATTCTTGTTCTACAGATAAAAAAGCTTCAATAATCTGTGGGTCAAAGTGGCTTCCAGAGTTATTCGCAATAATTTCCACTGCGTTTTCATGACTAAGCGGTTCTTTATATGGCCGCTTAGAAATTAGAGCATCATATACATCAGCCACGGCAAAAATCCTTGCTGATAAAGGAATCTCCTCACCTTTGAGCCCATGGGGATAACCCGTGCCATCATATCTTTCATGATGACTTAAAATAATCTCTAAGCCCATAAGGAAAAATCCTCTTGTAAGCTGCTGTCCGTCTATTATTTTCGCTAGCGTTTCTGCACCAATTGTTGTATGCTGCTTCATCTGATTGAATTCTTCATCCGTAAGACGACCAGGCTTTAATAATATATCGTCACAGATTGCAACCTTGCCAATATCATGAAGCGGCCCTACTTTATACAGTAAAGAGATATAATCTTCATCTAATGCAAGCTGCTTAGCTAATATAACAGCATATTCCCTTGTTCGCTCTAAATGCATACCTGTATTGTTATCTCTTTGCTCCGTTAATTTTGCTAGAGCAAATATCGTATTATCTTTAACCTCAAAGTACCTTTCTGCTACGATGGCAATTGTTTCGTGATGCAGCATATCGACAGCACCCAGGTAATCTACAGCCTGCTCCTTTGGAACATTGTCAAGCAGAATTTTTGCATAGCTTTCTTCAAAAAAGTGAAACACACGAATAAACGTCTTGAAATCTATGTCATTATAAGCGACTTCCATTGCAACTTCTTCATTACCTTCATAATAACTCTCAAAATCTCCAACACTTAAGTACTGAATAAAATCAGAAATTAGCTTTTCAAATCCATTTTTAAAATACGGCACTTCTTCTTGTCTAACGATGATGTTTTCTCTTTTCATAATCTTAAGCCATTTCTCTAATATCTCAGCTTGATGTTCTGCAAATATATTTGCTATATCCTTTATTAATGCCTTCTGCTTCTGCTGATTCAATACTTATCACCCCATAAAAATCTGATTTCTTCCATTCTCTTTAGCTTTATATAACGCTTCATCTGACTGTTTAAAGAGGTCTTCACGATGCATTTCCGCGTTTGGCAAAACTGTAGCCACACCAATGCTTACCGTGACATATTCAGAGATTGGCGAACTTTCGTGTGGCAGCTGCAAACCAACAATTGCTTTTCGCAGCTGTTCAGCCACCTTAAATGCACTTTCAGCATCTGTGTCAGGAAGTAAACATGCAAATTCCTCACCGCCCCATCTAGCTAGCATGTCTAAAGGTCTTTTAAGAGTTTGTTTTAATGTAATTGCTACTTTACGTAGGCACTCATCACCTTCTAAGTGTCCATAGGTGTCATTGTAGCGTTTGAAATAATCTATATCAACCATTAACAAAGATAGAGAATGCTCATACCTAAGTGCTCTACGCCACTCCAGCTCTATAGCTTCATCGAAACGCCGGCGATTTGCTACACCCGTTAAACCATCAACCATAGAGTTTTCCTTAAGTAAGTCTCTATATCTTTTCAACTCCAGATGATTATTCACCCTTGCCTTTACTATTGGCGGACTTATTGGTTTGGTAATATAGTCAATTGCTCCTAAGCTTAATCCATATTCCTCATCCTTAGCCTGGTTCATAGCCGTAACAAAAACTATCGGAATATGCTTAGTCTCTGGAGCTGCTTTTAAGCGCTTACACACCTCATAGCCATCCATATCAGGCATCATTACATCTAACAATATTAAGTCAGGCTGGTCTTCTGAGAATGCTATCCGTAGCGCATCTTTGCCATTTGTTGCGATTTTAATTGCCCATACATCTTTTAGAAGGTCTGCCAATGCCATAATATTAGTTCTTGAGTCATCAACTATGAGTATAGTTTGCTTTTTTTCGTCCTTCATGTCTGCTCCCCCCCATCATCAACGCTTAAGTCCGCTAACGCTACTCGTGCCCGAGTATAATCAAATTCCTCTAAGGCGTGTTCTACTTTTGATATAATATCCTTCACCTTTGAATCGTTAGGTGCATTGTTTTTCAACTGCTGTATAATAACCTCGTCAACTAAATAGTCCTTCTCGAGCAACTCTTTTATATTATCTAGTATTTCATAAAATGTTTCGCTAGTCTCAGCCGTTGTTTCAGCCGACACAGGGGTGGATTCTGTAAGTGTAACTAGTTTATTAATTGATTGCTTAACAACGAAAATCTCATCCAGAAGCTCTTTTATTATTCTCTGCACGCTATCTATAAGCTCGTTAGAATTTTTAGTAGAATTATTTGCAAGCTTAGCTTCAATAGCCCTACATAGTTCCATTGTGTGCTTCGCACCAATATTGCCTGCTGATCCCTTAATAGTATGAATTGAGTCCTTCAATTGCTTTAAATTAGAATTTTGTTGAGACAGGATTACCGATTCTGTAAGTCTATCTATATCTTCATTAAAATATCTTAGCAATCGTACAAATAGATCAATGTTGCCTCGCACCAGTTGAATAGCTCCTTGAACGTCTAATCCAGGCAACGAGTCTGGTAAATCACTTATACTAAAAGTCACAGACTCTTCTATATCGTTTGCAAGTTTAGAGGCTGACGGACTTTGTATCCAGTATGCAACTTTAGCAATAAAATCGTTTGGATTGAAAGGCTTGGTGATATAATCATCGGCTCCTGCTTCAATACTCTTCTCTCGATCACCCTTCATAGCATGTGCAGTCAGTGCTATTATTGGTATTTGACTCTTTTCTGGTTCTTGCATACTTCTAATGCGTCGAGTAGCTTCATGTCCATCCATTTCTGGCATTTGCACATCCATTATTATTATATCAAAATTTTGCTTGTCTATAAGATTTATAGCCTCTATGCCATTCTCTGCAACAACAACCTTCAAGCCTACTTCTTCTAAAAACTCTTTAGCTATTTCTTGATTGATAACATTATCCTCAACTAATAATGCCGAGGAGCCACCTAAATAAACCTGCTTTTTCAGATTGTCGTCTATTACTATCTCATCCTCATGTTGACTACCTGTAAATAAGTTTCCATCCTTTCCAAAGACATTAAGGATACTATCAAATAATGAGGATTGATCAATTGGCTTCGCTAGAAAACCACTAAATTCTAATTCCTTCGCTTTTGCCTTCAGCTCAGTACTATCGTAGGCCGTAAGCATAATTATAACTGGCATATTTTTTAGTCCTGATTCACGTAACAGTAGAGCAGTTTCAAACCCATCTAAACCTGGCATCCGATAATCTAGTAATATTAAATCAAATGTTTTTCTACCTGATTTCTCTAATTTGTTTATTTCTTCAACTGCTTCTTCTCCAGAGGCTACTGCCGTATAATTACAATTTAATGCATCCAAAAACTCACCTATAATCTCACGATCACCAGAATCATCATCAACAATAAGCACTTTTAGCTTTCTACTTTCAACCACGGAATCTAGCAATGTCTTATCATAGTGTGGTGAAAAAGGCAATGTAAAATAGAAGGTTGAGCCTTTTCCAGGTTCGCTATCAAACCAAATCTGTCCACCCATATTCTCTACTAAGCGTTTTGTTATTGTTAATCCTAGTCCAGTACCTCCATACTTTCTTGTGGTTGATCCATCCGCCTGAAAAAATGGCTTGAATAACTCACCGTGCTTAGCTCCAACTATACCTATTCCCGTATCTGTAACAGAGAATATTACTAAAATTTTGTTTGAATCCTTCTCATGTATATTCGCAGTAATAGAAATAGAACCCTGGTCAGTAAATTTCGCTGAGTTTCCAACTAAATTCAACAGGATTTGATGAAAACGCGTCCTATCACCCTGTACGAAAGACGGCAGTAATTTAGACACATCTGCAGAAATTTCTATGTTCTTTTCTGCTAATTGATCTTCAAACAGATCGACGGTGCTATTTATGACTTCATCAATTGAAAATGCTTCATTCTCGAACTCAATCTTATTAGCTTCTATCTTAGAGTAATCTAATATATCATTGATAATACTTAATAGATTAGTTGCAGATTGCTGAATCTTTTGCAAATTACGCTGTATTAAAGGGTCTTTGTTTTTATTAATGGTAATATAGCTTAAACCAATAATCCCGTTCATCGGGGTGCGTATTTCGTGACTCATATTTGCTAAGAACTGCCCTTTAGCCTTATTCGCATCTTCTGCTATTTGCTTTTCTTTTATTAGCTGCTCTTGGTAGACTTTATTCTCTAGCCATGACTCATTAAGGGCATCAACTAGTATTGTCAATTCTGAGTTTTCCTGTACAGAAATCAACTCCTGCTTGTTAACCATTCTATTCTTTACCTGTTCTGTTACATACGCAATTGGCTTCATTGTACGTTTCGCTAATAAAGCACCTAATCCAAGATAAATCACAAGTGCAATTACTACTAATACTGCTATTATGCGATATATATATTGCAATTCTTCACCAATGCTTGTTAATGACGTTTGCTTAACCACAACTCCTAAATCGTGACTTAATACTTTATAGGTAATTAATTGGTCATTACTTGTGAAACTCTTTACTTCAGATCTGTCAGACTGATTGTTAAGGCCTTCAATCTGATCTAAGCTAATTCCATACTCAAAGAGCGAAATATGGTGAGTGTTTAACTGTTCATCTCCATCACCCATTTGACTTATGTTCAAAAAAATTATTCCTTCTTTATCGAACATAATAACATCGCCATCGTCATATGCGTGCTCTTGGGCCAGCAGCCCTTCTATCCAGCTTGGATTTAATTGATGGACAGCAATATAAGATAATTCATCACGGGCGTCAAAGACAGGGATGATTATGTCTATTATCAAATATTGCTCAAATGGATGATATCTCGTATCAAAAATGGCTTCATGGGTGTTGACTGCTTGCTTATAAATGTCCCTACCTTGATAGTTATAACCGATTCTCACAGGATCAGTTGCATATTTAACGATCCCTTGTTTATCAAGAAAAATCGACTCAAAATATCGTGAATCACTATCTATTATATCAATGATTTGCTTTGGATAGGTTGCCCCTAACACATTATGATAGTTTTGCAATCTTTGCTTTTCTTCTTCAATAAAAGATAATATTCTTGCTTCGTACCGTTCAACAACCTTCTCCGCCTCTTTTTCATAGGTAGTAACCATCGTAGTTGTGATATAAAAATAGACAAATATACCGATTAAAAAAATTATAATCAGCCCAGCAGACATGAAGAAACTGAAAAACCGCAGTTTAAGTCTATTATTAAGTAAAAACCAATCTAGGAGATTCATTTAATAGTTCACCTCAGCAAAAAAACCCTCGCTAATTTGTACAATTCTAAATGTGCTATCCACTAACATACCATGATCATCAAAAGCAATAGGTCCTACCATCCGTTCTTGATTATAGCTATGTAATTGCTCCTTAAGCGCACTGGTAATGTCACTACTATTAGCAACAATTTCAGACTCAACTAACTCATATAACAAGCTAAAGCCATCGTATACCCAAGGTCCGAGTGTATCAAAACGGTGATAGCCTATCGCTACCCTATATCTTTCTACAAATGATTGAAACTCTAAATCATCCGTTTGATCAACCTTCAGAAATATTTCTGGTACAAAAGTATACATAGGTAAATCAATTCCTTGTAAATCAGCTATCCCCTCAATACTGATTGTTACTCCTGTTAAAAAAATAGGTTTTTGCACTTTAGCGATAGCAAGCTGCTGTAAAAAATGCTCGATTTGGGCAGATCCTAGGAAGGCTGCAATT carries:
- a CDS encoding diguanylate cyclase — translated: MKDEKKQTILIVDDSRTNIMALADLLKDVWAIKIATNGKDALRIAFSEDQPDLILLDVMMPDMDGYEVCKRLKAAPETKHIPIVFVTAMNQAKDEEYGLSLGAIDYITKPISPPIVKARVNNHLELKRYRDLLKENSMVDGLTGVANRRRFDEAIELEWRRALRYEHSLSLLMVDIDYFKRYNDTYGHLEGDECLRKVAITLKQTLKRPLDMLARWGGEEFACLLPDTDAESAFKVAEQLRKAIVGLQLPHESSPISEYVTVSIGVATVLPNAEMHREDLFKQSDEALYKAKENGRNQIFMG
- a CDS encoding hybrid sensor histidine kinase/response regulator; this translates as MNLLDWFLLNNRLKLRFFSFFMSAGLIIIFLIGIFVYFYITTTMVTTYEKEAEKVVERYEARILSFIEEEKQRLQNYHNVLGATYPKQIIDIIDSDSRYFESIFLDKQGIVKYATDPVRIGYNYQGRDIYKQAVNTHEAIFDTRYHPFEQYLIIDIIIPVFDARDELSYIAVHQLNPSWIEGLLAQEHAYDDGDVIMFDKEGIIFLNISQMGDGDEQLNTHHISLFEYGISLDQIEGLNNQSDRSEVKSFTSNDQLITYKVLSHDLGVVVKQTSLTSIGEELQYIYRIIAVLVVIALVIYLGLGALLAKRTMKPIAYVTEQVKNRMVNKQELISVQENSELTILVDALNESWLENKVYQEQLIKEKQIAEDANKAKGQFLANMSHEIRTPMNGIIGLSYITINKNKDPLIQRNLQKIQQSATNLLSIINDILDYSKIEANKIEFENEAFSIDEVINSTVDLFEDQLAEKNIEISADVSKLLPSFVQGDRTRFHQILLNLVGNSAKFTDQGSISITANIHEKDSNKILVIFSVTDTGIGIVGAKHGELFKPFFQADGSTTRKYGGTGLGLTITKRLVENMGGQIWFDSEPGKGSTFYFTLPFSPHYDKTLLDSVVESRKLKVLIVDDDSGDREIIGEFLDALNCNYTAVASGEEAVEEINKLEKSGRKTFDLILLDYRMPGLDGFETALLLRESGLKNMPVIIMLTAYDSTELKAKAKELEFSGFLAKPIDQSSLFDSILNVFGKDGNLFTGSQHEDEIVIDDNLKKQVYLGGSSALLVEDNVINQEIAKEFLEEVGLKVVVAENGIEAINLIDKQNFDIIIMDVQMPEMDGHEATRRIRSMQEPEKSQIPIIALTAHAMKGDREKSIEAGADDYITKPFNPNDFIAKVAYWIQSPSASKLANDIEESVTFSISDLPDSLPGLDVQGAIQLVRGNIDLFVRLLRYFNEDIDRLTESVILSQQNSNLKQLKDSIHTIKGSAGNIGAKHTMELCRAIEAKLANNSTKNSNELIDSVQRIIKELLDEIFVVKQSINKLVTLTESTPVSAETTAETSETFYEILDNIKELLEKDYLVDEVIIQQLKNNAPNDSKVKDIISKVEHALEEFDYTRARVALADLSVDDGGEQT